TCCCGTTCAGCGCCTTCTCCTAACCAGTCCAGGTCTGGTGTTCAAACTGGCACTAAAAGACCAGGGTCTCCTTTGAGTGCACCTACTCCTCCTTCGCAAAGACGTATGCAGTCATCTGTTAAAAGTTCAGTTGGTAGTCCTGTTTCAAAAACTGTTccctcatcaccatcttcttccagCCAAGACAACATTCCATCTCCGTCGCCAGCAAGGAAAAACAGAAGTGAAATTAGCCAGCCCCCAAGCAATCAGTCAGACAACGCAAGCATTGACAATGAAAGTGACATTGTTCCATCAAACATTATGACCATCAATCCTCCCCCAGACTTCGCTAGCTTCATTGGCTCTTTAACCAGTGACAATCAAACCTCGCGTGATCAGCGAAGTCCACCAGACATGAAGCCTGATACAGACGTAACGTTCATCAAAGAAGAGTTTGTGTCAGAGCCATCCAGTTGTGCTCAAACCGGCAGCAGTGGACAGTCAGGTGAGGTTTTAATGAAACCGGTTACATGTGATTGTGTTGTGCCATTGGCCTGGCAGTTCTGACTTGACATTGCTACGCTAATTCCTTAACGAGTTTTGAGTTTCTACAGTTTGGTGTATAAGTGGATATTGTGCTGAAAAAAAACCGTTATttattatttgatttttaaaaaaactgcTGGAAGAAAAAGCACAAAGTCATGCCATCAGATGTTTGGGCACAGAGGTGAAATGCCTTCCGTCTGTGCTTGTGCAGTCGACGTTATGTAGCTTTGATAAATCAAACTGGGTTCTTCTTTCGTAAGACTATTTGGTATTGTGTCATTTCAGCCAGTGAAAAGATATGAAATTACTGGTGAAACCTATGCAGATGCAGGATGTATTGTCAAATTGTTCAGATACTGGAGGACATCaacttttgttatttgttttttgaatAACTTAAGACTTGTTGAATGAATTCTATATGATACACCATTTTGAAAAAAAGTGAATGATGCTGTTAGTGTTactggtttgttttctttctcaattTGTGAACAGGTCGATCTGGTGATGATCTGTATCCTGTCATGTTGCACCAGAACACCTCTGTCTTTCCCAGTACCAGTTCTGCTTACCCTTCTGCTACAGCAACATCACAACATCCTGGTTTCCCTGGTGCCTCAACATCACAGTCCGACCCTTTCAATCCTCAAGATGGTGCTGATCCTTCAGGTGAGTTTCAATTCATTGAACATGGAAAAATGCTCATTCAGACAGATCAGCATCTTGGGTATACTCTTGGATAGCACTATACTGTTGGGTGTAGGATATGATTCTGAGGGAATAGAGATCGGGAAGTAATGTTTATTGCAGAATTGCATTTACCCATTATATACTAGTACTCAAATGTTAAGTATTTGTCAAAAATTTCAGTGGTGGTCTAAGACATTTATAGCAAATTTGATCAGTCAGAATTGGTTTAATATTTGACTAGATGTTGAGAAACCTTACGTTTGTATTCTTTAATTTCAAAGAAATccaacccccgccctccctctcccaaaGACGCCGATCAAATAACCTATGCCACACGTCCGCCTTTCAAAGGTTTGAAATAGAGAAGGCAGCATGGTTCCTTGTTAGTTATGGTAAATTGAAGAATGATAAAATGTCAAAAAAGGAATGTTTTGAATACAGTAATGAAATAAAAGtattttttaaatgaaatgtTGTTTTGAATTGAGTTCGGTTTACAGTTCACAGCAACTTTTTGTTATTAATTTTAGAAGTGCTGAAGCTTGTGTTGAAGCAGTTGAGTTCAAAATGGGTAACAGTTTGTGAACATCAGATTGCTGGATGAGTATTTTAGATTAAGTTTTGAGACGGGGGAAATTAATGGCTGCACCTTTGAGAGTTCGGATTTCCTAACACTGCAGGCATCTTTGGCCTGTGATGCTGGTACATAAAGTAAAGAGTAGCTGAGCCCTCTGGAATTGTCTTGAACTTGGATCTCAAGATCACCAGTATTAACATTTTGTTACATGAAAATAGAGAAATTGCCTTAAATtgatggcctttcatgccctgccctGGAAAGGAATGAAAGCTGTAGTTCTGGGAGAGGTTGAGAGaatcaaaaaattctgaaactaaTTCTAATATTTAGAGGGGGGAGCGCTTTTACAGAAGTGGTTATCAGTCACATTGCTAAATAGAGGCCTTTAgggaagatgatgatggttgagAAAAGGTGGTATGCTGAATCTGTCTGGATGAGCTTTCTGAGCATCAATACCCAGTTTTAGCCTGGTGGAATTACATTACCATTGCAGCACTAGGGTGTGAAGATGGGCCAGTGAGTTTAAGGGCAAAGCCTTACAGCAAAACATGCCTGCAGGCATACACAAATTGTTTGCTTCAACAGTTTGATTTATTGGAGTTCTAAAGTGATGGCACCATCTCTGTGATTTGGCTTCATATTGCAAATGGTATGAAAAGAAGACAGTAGACAGCTATTTATTTTCCCACTACATTTTCAGTGtcaaaatctcccccccccccagccctcgtCATATCctctcaaaaaaagaagaaaagaaaatccagaAATTTTTTTAAGAAATTGAAAGTGATGAATTGTAAATTCATGCTCTTAAGCTGGACTTCATTTTAACTGGTATTACATTTGTATTAcaagatcttttcttttttatgggtTTGAAGctttccttctctccctatcAGTAACATTTttgacccctcaccccacctccacaaaCAAAATCCCTCAATACCTCTTCATGCcaaatcaaaagaaagacagaaaagaagattcTTAGTGGTTTTTCAAACTGGTTTAACTTTGGTATCTTTAAACTGATGCAGGTTTTGTGATATAAGAATCAGCAATAGGAAAAGGAGACAATACTACACTGGATCTGGTAGTATGCTGCACATGTTTAAGCCATTTTATTCATAAATACACAGCTTTGATTCAAAACTGTCTGGTGACTGGTTATCAGCTGATTTATTTCttccttgatttgatttgaacaaaACTGGTTGCAGTGGGTAAGGGTCAAACTATCAACATTTAATGTCACCAGAGGCAGTTGGCAGTAATTTGAAACTTTTCATAAATTTTATTTCTCCAGTTTCCTAATATTTTCTCTGAAACTGAAAGATCGAGTTTTCTCTGTGCTTGATGCAAAACTGTCAGTAACTTGTCTTTTGAAGAAGACATTTTAGATAATATACCCAGTCATGCATTTATGATTCCACCTGTAAGGTTGAAAAGCGGGGTATTGATGTGAAGAAATTGTTGGACTATGTGACAAATCTTCATGAATGCCAAGGCAAAAAGCACCCATTTTCATGTTCTGGACTGGAGTAAGGCCTTCATGAAGATAACTGCATTTTTTGAATGGACATGTATAAATATTGATATTATTGAATTTATTAAGGAAGGCAGTTTGTGTTGTCCTCTAGCCAATCTCAAACACAtgctaaaagaaaaagaacagaaaagttgTGGGTGCTGTTGTTTTCATCTGCACAACACAAACTGCCTTCGAAAGAAATCATTCCACTTGTTGCAAGAGTTGTTTCTTCAAGGCTCTTGAACAAATTGAATTGTTACCACATTTTTTATTTGAAGCCTAGAGTCTCAAGTCTATTTATTGGTTTTATTAAAGGTATATTTGAAAAATGGAAGTTTGGAAACTCGAAGAATTGGTATAAAACCTTTAActgtaatttttttaaattttattatcaaGACTTGCATAACATTGTAAACtggttttctgaaagaaaaaaggggggggggggggaattgtagGGACTTTAGTTTATTTGTGGTAATATTAAAACATTTTGGTGGAATGATTTCTCTTGTAACATTAGCATTCACCTCAAGATAAAAATGTTGTTGGAGAGGGCCTGGGCTGACAGGTAATAGCCTGGAAAGTTCTTTGCTGAACTGAAAGGaatccggtttttttgtttttttttaacttggaaaaaaaatgagaaaaaaagaaaacaaaaaccttttACTTTTCGAAGTCTGAAAATGCTCCTTTCATATGTTGGCTTTCACTGAACTTTCAAGGTTGTTCCTGGAATAGATTTTGATATGTGAACAGGGATGAAAGGGAAATACGTTTATTTGAAATATGAATTTTTAATTTTCAATTatctggggaagaaaaagagagagagaaaaaagtttctGTGAGAAAAAATGTTTCAGTAAGCATTTCCTTTCATTCCTGTTAAGCACCAGGTCAGATGAATAggatgttttcattttgttattttttttattttattttttttttcttttttttttttttttttggatagtgCAGGGATGTTAGGCAAAATTGTTAGGGCTTATTTCCCAGCCCCCAGTTAAcagtttctttatttaaaaaaaacaaaacaaacaaaaaaaaaaacaaataaagaaaagccCTATCACCAGCTAGCTTCTTGTATAGGAATTTCCCATAAAAtttggaaaaaataacaaaaacagttTCTTCTCTCAAAATAGTAAATTCTCAAAAGCAAGTCAGAACGTATTTCCTTCCCCTCAAATTAGGGAATAAGGCTTTGGGTGTAGGCAAAAGTTCAGTAGGCAATAACAGTGTAGGTCCCCTGATGCCCAGACCCTTAAACTTTTCAACAACAATCACATGCACCACAAGAGGTCTTGAGAGGAAAGGTTGACATGTCTAGTTGTCAGTGACAAACTTCAGCTGCAAATAGCAGCTCATCACCTTGCTTCGCTTCATCTTACTGCTGCTCATCCTGCGACAGGAGGAAAAGGTTTGTTAAGAATCATTGCATGGAGGACTTGATGTCGCTTGTCGTGAAGTCATTGCGTCAAAATGGGATCTGTGTGACAGAAGCAGTTTTGTTAACTTGCTGTTACGGACACATCTCAGACCTTTGATCGGGTGCTTTGAGGATACGTTGTTTCCTGTTGTCGATGGATTGCTGATGTGGAAATAGGTTTATTTTTATGGAATCGAGCCAGATACCAAAGATGGCAGCTGTATTCACTGTTGGATAGGTTGTACTGGGGTAATTGAATGTGGGAATGTAATGTCTTCACATCTCTTGGATCTCAGGAATTGAAATAAAAAGCCTGTACACTGCACATGAAATGGAGTGTGTGAAAAGCCTTACATTAAGGCTTAAAGCAAACATAACTACCCTAGGACAAGTGAGCAAGAATTTATTTAATAGAGGACATCTTGGGACAACATATTTTGTGAATGCCCTTGTGAAAAAACCTTGATTGTATTATGTCTAGCAAGGACTGAAAAATCATTTGTGTGTCATGTGGTTGAGTGGAATTATGTTTATGAAACCTGTCTGACATACACAAAAATGGAACAGGAGTTCACAGGTG
The sequence above is a segment of the Babylonia areolata isolate BAREFJ2019XMU chromosome 19, ASM4173473v1, whole genome shotgun sequence genome. Coding sequences within it:
- the LOC143293577 gene encoding uncharacterized protein LOC143293577 isoform X35 codes for the protein MDEESSTKFMGSLTKFLQSLCNGYVEFEDGVELIGHIYLSVDAGKTGKKLNYFLNEKVCKNDNSVTFISNSFHAQPEGKAKGQSGKDGEGKKDDEVSETSESVPKSTNAGTVPLRTPMSSRSAPSPNQSRSGVQTGTKRPGSPLSAPTPPSQRRMQSSVKSSVGSPVSKTVPSSPSSSSQDNIPSPSPARKNRSEISQPPSNQSDNASIDNESDIVPSNIMTINPPPDFASFIGSLTSDNQTSRDQRSPPDMKPDTDVTFIKEEFVSEPSSCAQTGSSGQSGRSGDDLYPVMLHQNTSVFPSTSSAYPSATATSQHPGFPGASTSQSDPFNPQDGADPSDEHGDLSGRNRHLAVRYAPQAFGSDPSYRHVCRNCGRRYKLYDSMLRHRKKCEGVYKYQCPICSKMYYRSDHYREHMQSKHAMNVV
- the LOC143293577 gene encoding uncharacterized protein LOC143293577 isoform X38, whose product is MDEESSTKFMGSLTKFLQSLCNGYVEFEDGVELIGHIYLSVDAGKTGKKLNYFLNEKVCKNDNSVTFISNSFHAQPEGKAKGQSGKDGEGKKDDEVSETSESVPKSTNAGTVPLRTPMSSRSAPSPNQSRSGVQTGTKRPGSPLSAPTPPSQRRMQSSVKSSVGSPVSKTVPSSPSSSSQDNIPSPSPARKNRSEISQPPSNQSDNASIDNESDIVPSNIMTINPPPDFASFIGSLTSDNQTSRDQRSPPDMKPDTDVTFIKEEFVSEPSSCAQTGSSGQSGRSGDDLYPVMLHQNTSVFPSTSSAYPSATATSQHPGFPGASTSQSDPFNPQDGADPSGMYIGPHQGTYPNPELGDRQWLTCRNCHKLFLNRCSLQRHRKKCEGDFHLACHLCQQRFYRRDLYREHLVTKHNTWLPCRKK
- the LOC143293577 gene encoding uncharacterized protein LOC143293577 isoform X31, with the protein product MDEESSTKFMGSLTKFLQSLCNGYVEFEDGVELIGHIYLSVDAGKTGKKLNYFLNEKVCKNDNSVTFISNSFHAQPEGKAKGQSGKDGEGKKDDEVSETSESVPKSTNAGTVPLRTPMSSRSAPSPNQSRSGVQTGTKRPGSPLSAPTPPSQRRMQSSVKSSVGSPVSKTVPSSPSSSSQDNIPSPSPARKNRSEISQPPSNQSDNASIDNESDIVPSNIMTINPPPDFASFIGSLTSDNQTSRDQRSPPDMKPDTDVTFIKEEFVSEPSSCAQTGSSGQSGRSGDDLYPVMLHQNTSVFPSTSSAYPSATATSQHPGFPGASTSQSDPFNPQDGADPSVGPWLQSDSLQSLQPIYGFGKESTVMKSNEEFLTEWRRRRKNYVCNFCNKRFVLQQDCDGHINAVHLKTKPYICDVCNCGFAYRRYLADHKKKCM
- the LOC143293577 gene encoding uncharacterized protein LOC143293577 isoform X42, giving the protein MDEESSTKFMGSLTKFLQSLCNGYVEFEDGVELIGHIYLSVDAGKTGKKLNYFLNEKVCKNDNSVTFISNSFHAQPEGKAKGQSGKDGEGKKDDEVSETSESVPKSTNAGTVPLRTPMSSRSAPSPNQSRSGVQTGTKRPGSPLSAPTPPSQRRMQSSVKSSVGSPVSKTVPSSPSSSSQDNIPSPSPARKNRSEISQPPSNQSDNASIDNESDIVPSNIMTINPPPDFASFIGSLTSDNQTSRDQRSPPDMKPDTDVTFIKEEFVSEPSSCAQTGSSGQSGRSGDDLYPVMLHQNTSVFPSTSSAYPSATATSQHPGFPGASTSQSDPFNPQDGADPSASWGLSQPYIPDTVRAGGSMRRTSQASNQSVCLQSDVP
- the LOC143293577 gene encoding uncharacterized protein LOC143293577 isoform X40 gives rise to the protein MDEESSTKFMGSLTKFLQSLCNGYVEFEDGVELIGHIYLSVDAGKTGKKLNYFLNEKVCKNDNSVTFISNSFHAQPEGKAKGQSGKDGEGKKDDEVSETSESVPKSTNAGTVPLRTPMSSRSAPSPNQSRSGVQTGTKRPGSPLSAPTPPSQRRMQSSVKSSVGSPVSKTVPSSPSSSSQDNIPSPSPARKNRSEISQPPSNQSDNASIDNESDIVPSNIMTINPPPDFASFIGSLTSDNQTSRDQRSPPDMKPDTDVTFIKEEFVSEPSSCAQTGSSGQSGRSGDDLYPVMLHQNTSVFPSTSSAYPSATATSQHPGFPGASTSQSDPFNPQDGADPSEYVANTATGVYYGYHQSNHPTPYQCEHCGRYFSYNRTMNRHKWKCAGTRRLECPECGLVFHRMDVFKSHVARHKQQV
- the LOC143293577 gene encoding uncharacterized protein LOC143293577 isoform X32, translating into MDEESSTKFMGSLTKFLQSLCNGYVEFEDGVELIGHIYLSVDAGKTGKKLNYFLNEKVCKNDNSVTFISNSFHAQPEGKAKGQSGKDGEGKKDDEVSETSESVPKSTNAGTVPLRTPMSSRSAPSPNQSRSGVQTGTKRPGSPLSAPTPPSQRRMQSSVKSSVGSPVSKTVPSSPSSSSQDNIPSPSPARKNRSEISQPPSNQSDNASIDNESDIVPSNIMTINPPPDFASFIGSLTSDNQTSRDQRSPPDMKPDTDVTFIKEEFVSEPSSCAQTGSSGQSGRSGDDLYPVMLHQNTSVFPSTSSAYPSATATSQHPGFPGASTSQSDPFNPQDGADPSAMTAGRSLTFGNRTQDPAVDMGPTSWSWQRGPKEMSGGSLQCRNCGKTFTYAYNMVRHRRKCEGVFHLRCPVCGEGFNRKDKYNLHLAKHFQSH
- the LOC143293577 gene encoding uncharacterized protein LOC143293577 isoform X34, whose translation is MDEESSTKFMGSLTKFLQSLCNGYVEFEDGVELIGHIYLSVDAGKTGKKLNYFLNEKVCKNDNSVTFISNSFHAQPEGKAKGQSGKDGEGKKDDEVSETSESVPKSTNAGTVPLRTPMSSRSAPSPNQSRSGVQTGTKRPGSPLSAPTPPSQRRMQSSVKSSVGSPVSKTVPSSPSSSSQDNIPSPSPARKNRSEISQPPSNQSDNASIDNESDIVPSNIMTINPPPDFASFIGSLTSDNQTSRDQRSPPDMKPDTDVTFIKEEFVSEPSSCAQTGSSGQSGRSGDDLYPVMLHQNTSVFPSTSSAYPSATATSQHPGFPGASTSQSDPFNPQDGADPSEFWGTDMVFRLGILGAQSRRDWPGFPCMYCGKRFVHQPSLIRHRRKCEGNYYLSCPHCDRRFHRRDRYQEHLQSKHGKFDEMKGTFFRKY
- the LOC143293577 gene encoding uncharacterized protein LOC143293577 isoform X30, producing MDEESSTKFMGSLTKFLQSLCNGYVEFEDGVELIGHIYLSVDAGKTGKKLNYFLNEKVCKNDNSVTFISNSFHAQPEGKAKGQSGKDGEGKKDDEVSETSESVPKSTNAGTVPLRTPMSSRSAPSPNQSRSGVQTGTKRPGSPLSAPTPPSQRRMQSSVKSSVGSPVSKTVPSSPSSSSQDNIPSPSPARKNRSEISQPPSNQSDNASIDNESDIVPSNIMTINPPPDFASFIGSLTSDNQTSRDQRSPPDMKPDTDVTFIKEEFVSEPSSCAQTGSSGQSGRSGDDLYPVMLHQNTSVFPSTSSAYPSATATSQHPGFPGASTSQSDPFNPQDGADPSALGLTVPGFGKEVTLHGGVGLDPEYALNQSYWVTGPSHEVKQSAIKCQYCGRTFKSNRLCTGHINAHHLFRKPFICEKCNKGFSYETSLVNHKKTCSL
- the LOC143293577 gene encoding uncharacterized protein LOC143293577 isoform X39 yields the protein MDEESSTKFMGSLTKFLQSLCNGYVEFEDGVELIGHIYLSVDAGKTGKKLNYFLNEKVCKNDNSVTFISNSFHAQPEGKAKGQSGKDGEGKKDDEVSETSESVPKSTNAGTVPLRTPMSSRSAPSPNQSRSGVQTGTKRPGSPLSAPTPPSQRRMQSSVKSSVGSPVSKTVPSSPSSSSQDNIPSPSPARKNRSEISQPPSNQSDNASIDNESDIVPSNIMTINPPPDFASFIGSLTSDNQTSRDQRSPPDMKPDTDVTFIKEEFVSEPSSCAQTGSSGQSGRSGDDLYPVMLHQNTSVFPSTSSAYPSATATSQHPGFPGASTSQSDPFNPQDGADPSDAFFMEVAGNYDLPFVCRSCGKGYKQQGTMLRHRKQCEGNYNMACHMCDRRFYRRDKLKDHLLRKHQISEVPFPKYIR
- the LOC143293577 gene encoding uncharacterized protein LOC143293577 isoform X37; protein product: MDEESSTKFMGSLTKFLQSLCNGYVEFEDGVELIGHIYLSVDAGKTGKKLNYFLNEKVCKNDNSVTFISNSFHAQPEGKAKGQSGKDGEGKKDDEVSETSESVPKSTNAGTVPLRTPMSSRSAPSPNQSRSGVQTGTKRPGSPLSAPTPPSQRRMQSSVKSSVGSPVSKTVPSSPSSSSQDNIPSPSPARKNRSEISQPPSNQSDNASIDNESDIVPSNIMTINPPPDFASFIGSLTSDNQTSRDQRSPPDMKPDTDVTFIKEEFVSEPSSCAQTGSSGQSGRSGDDLYPVMLHQNTSVFPSTSSAYPSATATSQHPGFPGASTSQSDPFNPQDGADPSGVEGLSVSKDSYGFCVVRTSRHHGLLQPAFPVGPWRGRCRVCDRKKDRKTTLKCVRCQHFTCSEHIHLSGECTKCAVRQDPL
- the LOC143293577 gene encoding uncharacterized protein LOC143293577 isoform X33, producing MDEESSTKFMGSLTKFLQSLCNGYVEFEDGVELIGHIYLSVDAGKTGKKLNYFLNEKVCKNDNSVTFISNSFHAQPEGKAKGQSGKDGEGKKDDEVSETSESVPKSTNAGTVPLRTPMSSRSAPSPNQSRSGVQTGTKRPGSPLSAPTPPSQRRMQSSVKSSVGSPVSKTVPSSPSSSSQDNIPSPSPARKNRSEISQPPSNQSDNASIDNESDIVPSNIMTINPPPDFASFIGSLTSDNQTSRDQRSPPDMKPDTDVTFIKEEFVSEPSSCAQTGSSGQSGRSGDDLYPVMLHQNTSVFPSTSSAYPSATATSQHPGFPGASTSQSDPFNPQDGADPSGMSSNKKYACDVCGKLFIQGGHRNRHQKLCQRADPVLCCCPLCGLTFNRFDNFKRHERQKHGIGEQLICFQCSRRFRSKASLMTHLHLCHLNCD
- the LOC143293577 gene encoding uncharacterized protein LOC143293577 isoform X41, which encodes MDEESSTKFMGSLTKFLQSLCNGYVEFEDGVELIGHIYLSVDAGKTGKKLNYFLNEKVCKNDNSVTFISNSFHAQPEGKAKGQSGKDGEGKKDDEVSETSESVPKSTNAGTVPLRTPMSSRSAPSPNQSRSGVQTGTKRPGSPLSAPTPPSQRRMQSSVKSSVGSPVSKTVPSSPSSSSQDNIPSPSPARKNRSEISQPPSNQSDNASIDNESDIVPSNIMTINPPPDFASFIGSLTSDNQTSRDQRSPPDMKPDTDVTFIKEEFVSEPSSCAQTGSSGQSGRSGDDLYPVMLHQNTSVFPSTSSAYPSATATSQHPGFPGASTSQSDPFNPQDGADPSVYFAEYDPHRRFVCVRCGRSFVHRTNLCRHRKKCEGNFHLACPECGQLFHRRDRYKEHLEKKHSRLDCSVTH
- the LOC143293577 gene encoding uncharacterized protein LOC143293577 isoform X36, producing the protein MDEESSTKFMGSLTKFLQSLCNGYVEFEDGVELIGHIYLSVDAGKTGKKLNYFLNEKVCKNDNSVTFISNSFHAQPEGKAKGQSGKDGEGKKDDEVSETSESVPKSTNAGTVPLRTPMSSRSAPSPNQSRSGVQTGTKRPGSPLSAPTPPSQRRMQSSVKSSVGSPVSKTVPSSPSSSSQDNIPSPSPARKNRSEISQPPSNQSDNASIDNESDIVPSNIMTINPPPDFASFIGSLTSDNQTSRDQRSPPDMKPDTDVTFIKEEFVSEPSSCAQTGSSGQSGRSGDDLYPVMLHQNTSVFPSTSSAYPSATATSQHPGFPGASTSQSDPFNPQDGADPSGWCFLTPEWPYDLHKSSTAGGSQSEPYTCPQCGTVVTHRNNISRHRRKCQRKCHLKCEECGKEFYRRDNYQDHLWNRHRKTLQ